One genomic window of Cannabis sativa cultivar Pink pepper isolate KNU-18-1 chromosome 2, ASM2916894v1, whole genome shotgun sequence includes the following:
- the LOC133034230 gene encoding putative receptor protein kinase ZmPK1 has translation MNQILHNNVLYFLILLFVQATLCSSTTTSTSNTLKQGSSLSVEKADTDILVSSNGDFSAGFYPVGENAFCFSVWFTKSSVPTIVWMANRDQPVNGRGSKLLLTENGNLVLLDIGRDQVWSTDTTLGLGTRFGAGLAVKLQLDDSGNLVLRSAVSGKHVTYWESFKFPTDTLLPNQNFTMNTNLVSSKSQTNYSSGYYNFYFDDDNILRLRFQGPDPLVSSVYWPAPWLGPFQTGRFTYNNTKNAVFTSTGDFASSDNLVFLSSDYGVKVNRRLTLDTDGNLRLYSFDIENKTWNVTWQAISIPCSIHGICGPNSMCYYDHVLGRSCYCVPGYKVKNSSDWAFGCEPEFEWRYTRDTSFHRIANAEFYGYDKFYYENLSLKQCKEQCLNVSDCKGIQFHMSNNNFQASRCYTKHLLVNGAHTSSFPGDVYIRLPRAMISSFQRKNEGDHNCSSSPKMVMLQRTYNKAKENGRLKVFVWMAIALGGMELVLISIVLCFLYLTRKESRDDSHGYTLAAATRFQKFTYAELRKATAGFRNSIGSGGGGTVYRGVLSDGRVAAIKRLTDTTGGEAEFLAEVSTIGRLNHMNLIEMWGYCVEGQHKMLVYEYMEHGSLADNLKSSNSIVLDWEKRFAIAMGTSKGLAYLHDECLEWVLHCDVKPENILLDSNYNPKVADFGLSKLLNRGESLDPSFSRIRGTRGYMAPEWVYNLPITSKVDVYSYGMVVLELVTGRKSTDMQIYDYGGGIGDQHGRLVTWVREKMNGEEGIFASRIEEIIDPTMLELGEFDKDKIIILVKLALQCVEEDKDVRPTMRQVVEMLQCYEDERAVLFY, from the coding sequence ATGAATCAAATCTTGCATAATAATGTTCTTTActttcttattcttcttttcgttcAAGCAACATTATGTTCATCCACAACAACCTCTACTAGCAATACTCTGAAGCAAGGTTCATCCCTAAGTGTTGAAAAAGCAGACACTGACATTTTGGTTTCATCCAACGGAGATTTCTCGGCAGGATTTTACCCTGTTGGGGAAAATGCATTCTGCTTTAGTGTGTGGTTTACCAAATCCTCTGTTCCCACCATAGTTTGGATGGCCAATCGAGACCAACCAGTCAACGGAAGAGGGTCAAAACTTTTACTGACTGAAAACGGTAATCTTGTCTTGCTTGACATAGGGAGAGATCAAGTATGGAGTACCGACACGACACTGGGACTGGGGACCAGGTTCGGCGCCGGCCTTGCTGTGAAACTGCAGCTCGATGATTCCGGAAACCTTGTTCTCAGAAGCGCTGTGTCTGGTAAACATGTTACTTACTGGGAAAGCTTCAAATTCCCCACAGATACACTTCTTCCTAACCAAAATTTCACCATGAACACCAACCTTGTGTCTTCAAAATCCCAGACCAACTATTCTTCTGGATACTATAACTTTTATTTCGACGATGACAACATCCTCCGCTTGCGTTTTCAAGGTCCCGACCCGCTCGTATCAAGTGTGTACTGGCCAGCTCCTTGGCTCGGGCCATTTCAGACTGGAAGATTTACATACAACAACACCAAAAATGCAGTGTTTACCTCTACTGGTGACTTTGCTTCATCGGATAATCTCGTGTTTTTATCCTCTGATTACGGTGTTAAGGTTAACCGGCGGTTAACTCTTGATACGGACGGAAATCTTCGACTATATAGTTTTGACATAGAAAATAAAACGTGGAATGTTACTTGGCAAGCTATATCCATTCCATGTAGTATTCATGGAATTTGTGGACCCAATAGTATGTGCTATTACGATCACGTTTTAGGAAGGAGTTGCTATTGTGTGCCTGGATATAAGGTGAAAAATTCTTCAGATTGGGCCTTTGGGTGTGAACCGGAATTCGAATGGAGGTATACACGGGACACCAGTTTTCACCGCATTGCCAACGCTGAGTTCTATGGCTACGACAAGTTCTACTATGAGAATCTTTCCTTAAAACAATGTAAAGAACAGTGTTTGAACGTGTCCGATTGCAAAGGTATCCAATTTCATATGAGTAATAACAATTTTCAGGCTTCTAGATGCTATACTAAGCATCTACTGGTTAATGGAGCTCACACTTCTTCTTTCCCAGGAGATGTCTATATAAGACTCCCTAGAGCAATGATTTCCTCTTTTCAGAGAAAAAATGAAGGAGATCATAATTGTTCTTCTTCTCCCAAGATGGTGATGCTTCAAAGAACGTACAATAAGGCCAAAGAAAATGGACGCTTGAAGGTTTTTGTTTGGATGGCCATTGCATTGGGAGGGATGGAACTGGTATTGATTTCTATAGTGCTTTGCTTCTTGTATTTGACAAGAAAAGAGAGCAGAGATGACTCCCATGGTTACACCCTTGCTGCTGCTACACggtttcaaaaatttacatatgcagagctgaggaaagctacgGCTGGATTCCGCAACTCAATCGGGAGTGGAGGCGGAGGCACTGTGTACAGGGGTGTACTATCAGACGGTCGTGTCGCGGCAATCAAGCGACTGACAGACACTACCGGAGGTGAAGCTGAATTCCTAGCTGAAGTGAGCACGATTGGGAGGTTGAACCACATGAATTTGATTGAGATGTGGGGTTATTGTGTAGAAGGACAGCATAAAATGTTGGTGTATGAGTACATGGAACATGGATCTCTAGCAGATAATTTGAAAAGCTCAAACAGCATAGTACTCGATTGGGAGAAGCGGTTTGCCATAGCAATGGGGACGTCGAAAGGACTCGCATATTTGCATGATGAATGCTTAGAGTGGGTTTTGCACTGTGATGTGAAGCCTGAGAACATTCTTTTGGACTCTAATTACAATCCAAAGGTTGCGGATTTTGGACTATCAAAGCTGCTAAACAGAGGTGAGTCTCTCGATCCAAGCTTCTCTAGGATTCGAGGTACAAGGGGTTACATGGCGCCTGAGTGGGTGTATAATCTTCCGATTACCTCTAAAGTGGATGTGTATAGTTATGGAATGGTGGTATTGGAATTAGTTACTGGGAGAAAATCGACAGACATGCAGATTTATGATTACGGAGGAGGAATAGGAGATCAACATGGGAGATTGGTAACTTGGGTGAGGGAAAAGATGAATGGAGAAGAAGGTATTTTTGCATCAAGGATTGAAGAAATAATTGATCCAACTATGTTGGAATTGGGTGAGTTTGAtaaggacaaaataataattttagttaAACTGGCTTTGCAATGTGTTGAAGAAGACAAGGATGTTCGACCAACCATGAGGCAAGTGGTGGAAATGCTTCAGTGCTATGAAGACGAGCGTGCTGTGTTGTTTTATTAG